The sequence CGAGAGGAAGAAGCGGGTTCACGGCTCCGCGGTTAAGATTCGCAGAAGGCCGCACCGTGAATTCGACGTCTTCGTCATCGTCCGCAAAGGATGTTGCAACGTGCTTCCGGAAGGGTCCATGTCTTCGGGTAGAAACCGACTACAACCGTCCGCCAAAGGTCCCTCATTTCGTCCGGGATGACGAAGTGTGGCTTGCGATGGCGCGGCCAGGGCTTGGATGCCACCAAATGGTTACGATGACGTAGCGTGGCTTTCGATGGTGTGGCTAAGGCTCGGATGACGCCAAAATGGTTTCGATGACGTAGCGAGACGTGCGATGGCGTCGCGAGGGCCAGGATGACACGGAAAGTTCGGATGATGTCGCGCGCTGTGTATCTTCGTTTCATGAGGAAACTGATTCTTGTCTCGGCCTTCCTGGTCGCCGCGGCGTGCACCAACGAACCCGCCGCAACCAGGGAATTCAAAGGCGTAAAGACCGTCGTCTACGTCACGCCGGATCTCGAAGTAGGAAAGGCGTGGTACTCGGCGGTATTCGGCATCGAGCCGTATTTCGACGAGCCGTTCTATGTGGGTTTCCAGGTCGGCGATTTCGAGCTTGGACTTGACCCCGACACCGCCCTCGCCCGCCCGGGTCGCGGAGGCATGTGGGTATACTGGGAAGTCGATGACGTTGTCGCCACGTACGACAGACTGATGACCCTCGGAGCCACCGAGGTCGCCGGCGTGAATGACGTTGGTGGCGGCGTCCTTGTCGGGACCGTCGAAGACCCGTTCGGCAACCTCTTCGGCATCATTCAGATGCCCTGACTTTCAAATCACACCGAACTAATTGCAGCATGGATATCCCCGTCGAAGCCTACGAGAAACTGGGCGAGTTCTATCTCGGTCGATCCTACGACCTGGAAGAGCGCGAGATGCTCGATGACCTACTACTCTACGATTCCAAGGATCTTACGACGCATGCCGTTTGCGTGGGGATGACCGGTTCCGGGAAGACGGGTCTGTGTATCTCGCTGTTGGAGGAAGCAATCATTGACGGGATCCCCGCGCTGATCATCGACCCCAAAGGTGACATCCCCAACCTGATGCTCACCTTCCCCAACCTCTCGCCCGACGAGTTCCTCCCGTGGATCAACATCGACGACGCGAGGAAGAAGAACCTTTCGCCGGAAGAATTCGCGGCAAAACAGGCGGATCTCTGGAAGAACGGTCTGGCAAGCTGGGGCGAGGGCCCCGATCGGGTCCGCAAGCTCCGCGACGCAGCAGATGTGACGATCTACACTCCGGGCAGCGAAGCCGGTGTCCCCGTGTCCATCCTGTCGTCGTTTGCTCCGCCATCCGAACAGGTTCGGGAAGATCGTGATCTGTTGAACGACCGGATCTCGTCCACCGCCACAGGACTTCTCGGGCTTCTCGGCATTGATGCGGATCCCTTGCGCAGCCGCGAACATATTCTGATCTCAAATCTGCTCGAGAACGCCTGGAACGATGGGCTCACACTCGACCTCGGATCACTGATCCAGGCCATCCAGACACCGCCCTTCGAACGAATCGGGGTGATGAACCTCGACTCATTCTTCCCACCGAAGGATCGCTTTGAACTCGCGATGGCACTCAACAATTTGTTGGCGTCGCCGGGGTTCGAGACATGGATGACGGGTGTGCCCATCGACATCGACAAGATGCTCTACGACGACTCCGGAAAACCGCGCGTCGCCATCCTGTCTATTGCGCATCTGTCGGAGGCGGAGCGGATGTTCTTCGTCTCACTCCTGCTGAACGAAACGCTTTCGTGGATCCGCACCAAACCGGGTACGACGAGCCTGCGGGCCTTGTTGTACATCGATGAGATTTTCGGATACATGCCGCCGGTGGCAAATCCGCCGTCAAAGCAGCCGCTGCTGACGTTGCTCAAGCAGGCGCGCGCATACGGACTCGGCGTAGTGCTCGCCACGCAGAACCCGGTCGACCTGGATTACAAAGGCCTGTCGAACACGGGTACGTGGTTCATCGGCCGACTCCAGACGGAGCGCGACAAGATGCGAGTTCTCGAAGGACTTGAAGGAGCTTCGGGCGGTGGCGAGTTCGATCGCGGGGAGATGGAGCGTGTGCTCGCGGGCCTCGGAAAGCGGGTTTTTCTGATGCACAACGTGCACGAACCCGCTCCCGAGATCTTCCATACCCGCTGGGCAATGTCGTATCTCAGGGGACCGATGACGCGAACGCAGATCAAGTCGCTGATGCAGGACCGCCAGACCGCCGTGGCTTCCGCGGCGACGGAAGCGGCGCGAACGTCATCGAAGG is a genomic window of Rhodothermales bacterium containing:
- a CDS encoding VOC family protein, with translation MRKLILVSAFLVAAACTNEPAATREFKGVKTVVYVTPDLEVGKAWYSAVFGIEPYFDEPFYVGFQVGDFELGLDPDTALARPGRGGMWVYWEVDDVVATYDRLMTLGATEVAGVNDVGGGVLVGTVEDPFGNLFGIIQMP
- a CDS encoding ATP-binding protein, producing the protein MDIPVEAYEKLGEFYLGRSYDLEEREMLDDLLLYDSKDLTTHAVCVGMTGSGKTGLCISLLEEAIIDGIPALIIDPKGDIPNLMLTFPNLSPDEFLPWINIDDARKKNLSPEEFAAKQADLWKNGLASWGEGPDRVRKLRDAADVTIYTPGSEAGVPVSILSSFAPPSEQVREDRDLLNDRISSTATGLLGLLGIDADPLRSREHILISNLLENAWNDGLTLDLGSLIQAIQTPPFERIGVMNLDSFFPPKDRFELAMALNNLLASPGFETWMTGVPIDIDKMLYDDSGKPRVAILSIAHLSEAERMFFVSLLLNETLSWIRTKPGTTSLRALLYIDEIFGYMPPVANPPSKQPLLTLLKQARAYGLGVVLATQNPVDLDYKGLSNTGTWFIGRLQTERDKMRVLEGLEGASGGGEFDRGEMERVLAGLGKRVFLMHNVHEPAPEIFHTRWAMSYLRGPMTRTQIKSLMQDRQTAVASAATEAARTSSKAPASAPATQSRPVVPPDVTQRFLPSGSADLTHYEPRVIGTASVHFQDRKRGIETDREIALLAEVRAGAVSPVEWEDAERVDIDVDRLRTEPDKNASFGDLPAEAQKARDYTAWKKDLADWLYREERVTSFLHPGLGVASDPDESERDFRIRLR